One window of Etheostoma spectabile isolate EspeVRDwgs_2016 chromosome 6, UIUC_Espe_1.0, whole genome shotgun sequence genomic DNA carries:
- the LOC116690835 gene encoding neurofilament heavy polypeptide isoform X3 has protein sequence MGCSSSSAQTVDQEKRPGTKPEESNGDTLALRNGTIPEDAQTIEDQMQLPVQTALPDLQPGPEDEAEAVLVALEAQEDLGSGEDLLTAAPEPLPEPAAPAEAAPEAAASAKANTNPEAGVALVEALPPVEEAAAVETVVAKAAPEVQALVEATAQAPSDKSVVFVQAEAPAVVATPVVESVISEPAEASPEVATPAVESIISEPEEVSPEVGTPAVESVISEPAEASPEVATQTVVPVVLEPAEASPEVATPALEPVASEPAEAPVTVKETAAEAPAEVAAPVEPEAPTDNAAPTSASTAPCASSEPGEVSAPALSEASAEAEAVALSEVVVSAEASAPVEAVAPVEAAVPVEAAAPGEAAAPSEVSAPAEDSVPEEVVAPGEAAVPVEAATPGKAAALGEVVVPDKASAPGDAAAPGEVVVPAEASAPGVVSAPAESSALVEAAQLLIDPKIAAATIPELPPLSPVSVQAQTEPQKAVEEATAPPAATTVSSESAADCAAPAEAPAVESTPAEAPSALAPEPSPEVVSETKASQDSVKAKKED, from the exons CACTCCGAAACGGTACCATCCCAGAAGATGCACAAACCATCGAGGACCAGATGCAGTTGCCTGTGCAGACTGCCTTGCCAGATCTTCAACCGGGACCCGAGGATGAGGCTGAGGCCGTGTTGGTAGCACTGGAGGCCCAGGAGGATCTTGGCTCTGGGGAGGACCTCCTGACTGCTGCTCCTGAGCCTCTGCCAGAACCTGCTGCCCCTGCAGAGGCAGCCCCAGAGGCCGCTGCTTCAGCAAAAGCCAATACAAATCCTGAGGCTGGTGTAGCTTTGGTGGAGGCACTTCCCCCTGTGGAAGAAGCTGCCGCTGTAGAAACTGTAGTGGCTAAGGCCGCCCCGGAGGTCCAAGCCCTTGTTGAGGCTACAGCGCAGGCCCCTTCTGATAAATCTGTTGTATTTGTGCAGGCAGAGGCCCCTGCTGTTGTTGCCACCCCTGTGGTTGAATCGGTTATATCAGAGCCAGCAGAGGCCTCTCCTGAAGTTGCCACCCCTGCGGTTGAATCTATTATATCAGAGCCAGAAGAGGTCTCTCCTGAAGTTGGCACCCCTGCAGTTGAATCTGTTATCTCAGAGCCAGCAGAAGCTTCTCCTGAAGTTGCCACCCAAACGGTTGTACCTGTTGTATTAGAGCCAGCAGAAGCCTCTCCTGAAGTTGCTACGCCTGCTCTTGAACCTGTTGCATCAGAGCCAGCAGAGGCCCCAGTGACTGTGAAAGAGACAGCAGCTGAAGCCCCTGCTGAAGTTGCTGCTCCTGTGGAGCCAGAAGCTCCAACTGACAATGCTGCACCAACTTCTGCCTCAACAGCACCATGTGCCTCCTCAGAACCAGGTGAAGTTTCAGCACCAGCCCTAAGTGAGGCCTCAGCAGAAGCTGAAGCGGTAGCCCTAA GTGAAGTTGTAGTATCAGCTGAGGCTTCAGcaccagtggaagctgtagcaCCAGTTGAAGCTGCAGTCCCAGTTGAAGCTGCTGCCCCAG GTGAAGCTGCCGCCCCAAGTGAAGTTTCAGCACCAGCTGAGGATTCAGTACCAGAGGAAGTTGTAGCCCCAGGTGAAGCTGCAGTCCCAGTTGAAGCTGCAACCCCAGGGAAAGCTGCCGCCCTAGGTGAAGTTGTAGTACCAGATAAAGCCTCGGCACCAGGTGATGCTGCAGCCCCAGGTGAAGTTGTAGTACCAGCTGAGGCTTCAGCACCAGGTGTAGTCTCAGCTCCGGCTGAATCGTCAGCACTCGTAGAGGCAGCACAGCTTCTTATAGATCCAAAGATTGCAGCAGCAACTATTCCAGAGTTACCTCCATTATCTCCAGTCAGTGTTCAGGCCCAAACCGAGCCTCAGAAGGCCGTTGAGGAAGCAACAGCACCTCCAGCAGCAACAACTGTGAGCTCAGAGTCTGCGGCAGACTGTGCAGCACCAGCAGAGGCTCCTGCGGTTGAATCCACCCCAGCTGAAGCACCCTCGGCACTGGCCCCTGAGCCTTCACCTGAAG
- the LOC116690835 gene encoding skin secretory protein xP2 isoform X1, whose amino-acid sequence MGCSSSSAQTVDQEKRPGTKPEESNGDTLALRNGTIPEDAQTIEDQMQLPVQTALPDLQPGPEDEAEAVLVALEAQEDLGSGEDLLTAAPEPLPEPAAPAEAAPEAAASAKANTNPEAGVALVEALPPVEEAAAVETVVAKAAPEVQALVEATAQAPSDKSVVFVQAEAPAVVATPVVESVISEPAEASPEVATPAVESIISEPEEVSPEVGTPAVESVISEPAEASPEVATQTVVPVVLEPAEASPEVATPALEPVASEPAEAPVTVKETAAEAPAEVAAPVEPEAPTDNAAPTSASTAPCASSEPGEVSAPALSEASAEAEAVALSEVVVSAEASAPVEAVAPVEAAVPVEAAAPDEVVVPAEASALGEAAAPSEVSAPAEDSVPEEVVAPGEAAVPVEAATPGKAAALGEVVVPDKASAPGDAAAPGEVVVPAEASAPGVVSAPAESSALVEAAQLLIDPKIAAATIPELPPLSPVSVQAQTEPQKAVEEATAPPAATTVSSESAADCAAPAEAPAVESTPAEAPSALAPEPSPEVVSETKASQDSVKAKKED is encoded by the exons CACTCCGAAACGGTACCATCCCAGAAGATGCACAAACCATCGAGGACCAGATGCAGTTGCCTGTGCAGACTGCCTTGCCAGATCTTCAACCGGGACCCGAGGATGAGGCTGAGGCCGTGTTGGTAGCACTGGAGGCCCAGGAGGATCTTGGCTCTGGGGAGGACCTCCTGACTGCTGCTCCTGAGCCTCTGCCAGAACCTGCTGCCCCTGCAGAGGCAGCCCCAGAGGCCGCTGCTTCAGCAAAAGCCAATACAAATCCTGAGGCTGGTGTAGCTTTGGTGGAGGCACTTCCCCCTGTGGAAGAAGCTGCCGCTGTAGAAACTGTAGTGGCTAAGGCCGCCCCGGAGGTCCAAGCCCTTGTTGAGGCTACAGCGCAGGCCCCTTCTGATAAATCTGTTGTATTTGTGCAGGCAGAGGCCCCTGCTGTTGTTGCCACCCCTGTGGTTGAATCGGTTATATCAGAGCCAGCAGAGGCCTCTCCTGAAGTTGCCACCCCTGCGGTTGAATCTATTATATCAGAGCCAGAAGAGGTCTCTCCTGAAGTTGGCACCCCTGCAGTTGAATCTGTTATCTCAGAGCCAGCAGAAGCTTCTCCTGAAGTTGCCACCCAAACGGTTGTACCTGTTGTATTAGAGCCAGCAGAAGCCTCTCCTGAAGTTGCTACGCCTGCTCTTGAACCTGTTGCATCAGAGCCAGCAGAGGCCCCAGTGACTGTGAAAGAGACAGCAGCTGAAGCCCCTGCTGAAGTTGCTGCTCCTGTGGAGCCAGAAGCTCCAACTGACAATGCTGCACCAACTTCTGCCTCAACAGCACCATGTGCCTCCTCAGAACCAGGTGAAGTTTCAGCACCAGCCCTAAGTGAGGCCTCAGCAGAAGCTGAAGCGGTAGCCCTAA GTGAAGTTGTAGTATCAGCTGAGGCTTCAGcaccagtggaagctgtagcaCCAGTTGAAGCTGCAGTCCCAGTTGAAGCTGCTGCCCCAGATGAAGTTGTAGTACCAGCTGAGGCTTCAGCACTAGGTGAAGCTGCCGCCCCAAGTGAAGTTTCAGCACCAGCTGAGGATTCAGTACCAGAGGAAGTTGTAGCCCCAGGTGAAGCTGCAGTCCCAGTTGAAGCTGCAACCCCAGGGAAAGCTGCCGCCCTAGGTGAAGTTGTAGTACCAGATAAAGCCTCGGCACCAGGTGATGCTGCAGCCCCAGGTGAAGTTGTAGTACCAGCTGAGGCTTCAGCACCAGGTGTAGTCTCAGCTCCGGCTGAATCGTCAGCACTCGTAGAGGCAGCACAGCTTCTTATAGATCCAAAGATTGCAGCAGCAACTATTCCAGAGTTACCTCCATTATCTCCAGTCAGTGTTCAGGCCCAAACCGAGCCTCAGAAGGCCGTTGAGGAAGCAACAGCACCTCCAGCAGCAACAACTGTGAGCTCAGAGTCTGCGGCAGACTGTGCAGCACCAGCAGAGGCTCCTGCGGTTGAATCCACCCCAGCTGAAGCACCCTCGGCACTGGCCCCTGAGCCTTCACCTGAAG
- the LOC116690835 gene encoding calphotin isoform X4 has translation MGCSSSSAQTVDQEKRPGTKPEESNGDTLALRNGTIPEDAQTIEDQMQLPVQTALPDLQPGPEDEAEAVLVALEAQEDLGSGEDLLTAAPEPLPEPAAPAEAAPEAAASAKANTNPEAGVALVEALPPVEEAAAVETVVAKAAPEVQALVEATAQAPSDKSVVFVQAEAPAVVATPVVESVISEPAEASPEVATPAVESIISEPEEVSPEVGTPAVESVISEPAEASPEVATQTVVPVVLEPAEASPEVATPALEPVASEPAEAPVTVKETAAEAPAEVAAPVEPEAPTDNAAPTSASTAPCASSEPGEVSAPALSEASAEAEAVALSEVVVSAEASAPVEAVAPVEAAVPVEAAAPDEVVVPAEASALGEAAAPSEVSAPAEDSVPEEVVAPGDAAAPGEVVVPAEASAPGVVSAPAESSALVEAAQLLIDPKIAAATIPELPPLSPVSVQAQTEPQKAVEEATAPPAATTVSSESAADCAAPAEAPAVESTPAEAPSALAPEPSPEVVSETKASQDSVKAKKED, from the exons CACTCCGAAACGGTACCATCCCAGAAGATGCACAAACCATCGAGGACCAGATGCAGTTGCCTGTGCAGACTGCCTTGCCAGATCTTCAACCGGGACCCGAGGATGAGGCTGAGGCCGTGTTGGTAGCACTGGAGGCCCAGGAGGATCTTGGCTCTGGGGAGGACCTCCTGACTGCTGCTCCTGAGCCTCTGCCAGAACCTGCTGCCCCTGCAGAGGCAGCCCCAGAGGCCGCTGCTTCAGCAAAAGCCAATACAAATCCTGAGGCTGGTGTAGCTTTGGTGGAGGCACTTCCCCCTGTGGAAGAAGCTGCCGCTGTAGAAACTGTAGTGGCTAAGGCCGCCCCGGAGGTCCAAGCCCTTGTTGAGGCTACAGCGCAGGCCCCTTCTGATAAATCTGTTGTATTTGTGCAGGCAGAGGCCCCTGCTGTTGTTGCCACCCCTGTGGTTGAATCGGTTATATCAGAGCCAGCAGAGGCCTCTCCTGAAGTTGCCACCCCTGCGGTTGAATCTATTATATCAGAGCCAGAAGAGGTCTCTCCTGAAGTTGGCACCCCTGCAGTTGAATCTGTTATCTCAGAGCCAGCAGAAGCTTCTCCTGAAGTTGCCACCCAAACGGTTGTACCTGTTGTATTAGAGCCAGCAGAAGCCTCTCCTGAAGTTGCTACGCCTGCTCTTGAACCTGTTGCATCAGAGCCAGCAGAGGCCCCAGTGACTGTGAAAGAGACAGCAGCTGAAGCCCCTGCTGAAGTTGCTGCTCCTGTGGAGCCAGAAGCTCCAACTGACAATGCTGCACCAACTTCTGCCTCAACAGCACCATGTGCCTCCTCAGAACCAGGTGAAGTTTCAGCACCAGCCCTAAGTGAGGCCTCAGCAGAAGCTGAAGCGGTAGCCCTAA GTGAAGTTGTAGTATCAGCTGAGGCTTCAGcaccagtggaagctgtagcaCCAGTTGAAGCTGCAGTCCCAGTTGAAGCTGCTGCCCCAGATGAAGTTGTAGTACCAGCTGAGGCTTCAGCACTAGGTGAAGCTGCCGCCCCAAGTGAAGTTTCAGCACCAGCTGAGGATTCAGTACCAGAGGAAGTTGTAGCCCCAG GTGATGCTGCAGCCCCAGGTGAAGTTGTAGTACCAGCTGAGGCTTCAGCACCAGGTGTAGTCTCAGCTCCGGCTGAATCGTCAGCACTCGTAGAGGCAGCACAGCTTCTTATAGATCCAAAGATTGCAGCAGCAACTATTCCAGAGTTACCTCCATTATCTCCAGTCAGTGTTCAGGCCCAAACCGAGCCTCAGAAGGCCGTTGAGGAAGCAACAGCACCTCCAGCAGCAACAACTGTGAGCTCAGAGTCTGCGGCAGACTGTGCAGCACCAGCAGAGGCTCCTGCGGTTGAATCCACCCCAGCTGAAGCACCCTCGGCACTGGCCCCTGAGCCTTCACCTGAAG
- the LOC116690835 gene encoding skin secretory protein xP2 isoform X2, protein MGCSSSAQTVDQEKRPGTKPEESNGDTLALRNGTIPEDAQTIEDQMQLPVQTALPDLQPGPEDEAEAVLVALEAQEDLGSGEDLLTAAPEPLPEPAAPAEAAPEAAASAKANTNPEAGVALVEALPPVEEAAAVETVVAKAAPEVQALVEATAQAPSDKSVVFVQAEAPAVVATPVVESVISEPAEASPEVATPAVESIISEPEEVSPEVGTPAVESVISEPAEASPEVATQTVVPVVLEPAEASPEVATPALEPVASEPAEAPVTVKETAAEAPAEVAAPVEPEAPTDNAAPTSASTAPCASSEPGEVSAPALSEASAEAEAVALSEVVVSAEASAPVEAVAPVEAAVPVEAAAPDEVVVPAEASALGEAAAPSEVSAPAEDSVPEEVVAPGEAAVPVEAATPGKAAALGEVVVPDKASAPGDAAAPGEVVVPAEASAPGVVSAPAESSALVEAAQLLIDPKIAAATIPELPPLSPVSVQAQTEPQKAVEEATAPPAATTVSSESAADCAAPAEAPAVESTPAEAPSALAPEPSPEVVSETKASQDSVKAKKED, encoded by the exons CACTCCGAAACGGTACCATCCCAGAAGATGCACAAACCATCGAGGACCAGATGCAGTTGCCTGTGCAGACTGCCTTGCCAGATCTTCAACCGGGACCCGAGGATGAGGCTGAGGCCGTGTTGGTAGCACTGGAGGCCCAGGAGGATCTTGGCTCTGGGGAGGACCTCCTGACTGCTGCTCCTGAGCCTCTGCCAGAACCTGCTGCCCCTGCAGAGGCAGCCCCAGAGGCCGCTGCTTCAGCAAAAGCCAATACAAATCCTGAGGCTGGTGTAGCTTTGGTGGAGGCACTTCCCCCTGTGGAAGAAGCTGCCGCTGTAGAAACTGTAGTGGCTAAGGCCGCCCCGGAGGTCCAAGCCCTTGTTGAGGCTACAGCGCAGGCCCCTTCTGATAAATCTGTTGTATTTGTGCAGGCAGAGGCCCCTGCTGTTGTTGCCACCCCTGTGGTTGAATCGGTTATATCAGAGCCAGCAGAGGCCTCTCCTGAAGTTGCCACCCCTGCGGTTGAATCTATTATATCAGAGCCAGAAGAGGTCTCTCCTGAAGTTGGCACCCCTGCAGTTGAATCTGTTATCTCAGAGCCAGCAGAAGCTTCTCCTGAAGTTGCCACCCAAACGGTTGTACCTGTTGTATTAGAGCCAGCAGAAGCCTCTCCTGAAGTTGCTACGCCTGCTCTTGAACCTGTTGCATCAGAGCCAGCAGAGGCCCCAGTGACTGTGAAAGAGACAGCAGCTGAAGCCCCTGCTGAAGTTGCTGCTCCTGTGGAGCCAGAAGCTCCAACTGACAATGCTGCACCAACTTCTGCCTCAACAGCACCATGTGCCTCCTCAGAACCAGGTGAAGTTTCAGCACCAGCCCTAAGTGAGGCCTCAGCAGAAGCTGAAGCGGTAGCCCTAA GTGAAGTTGTAGTATCAGCTGAGGCTTCAGcaccagtggaagctgtagcaCCAGTTGAAGCTGCAGTCCCAGTTGAAGCTGCTGCCCCAGATGAAGTTGTAGTACCAGCTGAGGCTTCAGCACTAGGTGAAGCTGCCGCCCCAAGTGAAGTTTCAGCACCAGCTGAGGATTCAGTACCAGAGGAAGTTGTAGCCCCAGGTGAAGCTGCAGTCCCAGTTGAAGCTGCAACCCCAGGGAAAGCTGCCGCCCTAGGTGAAGTTGTAGTACCAGATAAAGCCTCGGCACCAGGTGATGCTGCAGCCCCAGGTGAAGTTGTAGTACCAGCTGAGGCTTCAGCACCAGGTGTAGTCTCAGCTCCGGCTGAATCGTCAGCACTCGTAGAGGCAGCACAGCTTCTTATAGATCCAAAGATTGCAGCAGCAACTATTCCAGAGTTACCTCCATTATCTCCAGTCAGTGTTCAGGCCCAAACCGAGCCTCAGAAGGCCGTTGAGGAAGCAACAGCACCTCCAGCAGCAACAACTGTGAGCTCAGAGTCTGCGGCAGACTGTGCAGCACCAGCAGAGGCTCCTGCGGTTGAATCCACCCCAGCTGAAGCACCCTCGGCACTGGCCCCTGAGCCTTCACCTGAAG